The Immundisolibacter cernigliae genome has a window encoding:
- a CDS encoding DUF1302 family protein has translation MKIWKMRAIQDFVGKGCLATMAGVMCMAAPAEGVEFDYGGYLREHVSLNLRDAPELKAVSGSGLYSPFAPLGGGVDSVDGGGQLSMARTTLQLRGTLDLEPFTVVAIGRSVREGHTNFERRLQNTAKANPLRVIDGVVPAGGLAGMSFLSTASPGGPVPGALGPVVANGSLFGFGGKAFLNDYDEDELRELYVKFSAGSRFNFKLGKQQVVWGETDFFRAMDIIHGYDMRWRGFLELENEELRKPLILGNVEIAVPELNGTFQLVYRPGWDAGEDVSNSLAFEGGRWASQPTRGFDILAIAPYNYHHKIGDVKDANYGFRWSGEFGQVGYSLNYYRGLMNDPVVLRNPRIGGAGGLGAFEGGFAQPAEIVFPKVETFGVTFNAYSGVIDSVIRGEVAYNPNLPYNTGTSTFVDLGAFGLGYDDRVSGLDPVPGAVIGGFGPDNAVLLGAPTGMLSLALPGLGKIKEKDTIKIMLGVDKEVDLTRLLGTVRPSLVSLQVFDTWIPNYKGSDDIVELFGYGAKRRPHTTYITSALTLNYRYDRLNPSLAVAIDAGNFDAFIIPAVDVRIGDNWRIRAEADLFLPKHSKQDNVGGEIEKDTRLFGTLARHDQLALRITYQF, from the coding sequence ATGAAAATATGGAAGATGCGCGCAATTCAGGATTTCGTTGGGAAGGGGTGTCTTGCCACGATGGCGGGTGTGATGTGCATGGCCGCACCAGCTGAAGGTGTCGAGTTTGATTACGGTGGGTATCTTCGTGAGCACGTGTCGTTAAATCTGCGGGATGCTCCCGAGCTGAAGGCGGTGAGCGGCAGCGGTCTGTATTCTCCTTTCGCACCGCTCGGAGGTGGGGTCGATTCGGTCGATGGCGGCGGTCAGCTGTCGATGGCACGCACTACGCTCCAGCTTCGCGGCACCCTCGATTTAGAACCGTTCACGGTGGTCGCGATTGGGCGTTCGGTTAGGGAAGGGCACACCAATTTTGAAAGGCGCTTGCAGAACACGGCGAAGGCCAATCCGCTTCGGGTGATCGATGGCGTGGTTCCGGCGGGGGGGTTAGCCGGGATGAGCTTTCTGTCTACCGCGTCGCCCGGTGGGCCCGTTCCCGGTGCGCTGGGGCCGGTTGTGGCGAATGGTTCGCTGTTTGGGTTTGGCGGCAAGGCCTTCCTCAATGACTATGACGAGGATGAATTGCGCGAGCTGTATGTGAAGTTTTCTGCAGGGTCGCGGTTTAATTTCAAGCTCGGCAAACAGCAGGTGGTTTGGGGTGAGACCGATTTTTTCCGGGCAATGGACATTATCCATGGCTACGATATGCGCTGGCGCGGTTTTCTGGAGTTGGAAAATGAAGAGCTACGAAAGCCGTTGATTCTGGGGAACGTTGAGATTGCCGTTCCTGAACTGAATGGCACTTTCCAGCTTGTCTACCGTCCGGGCTGGGATGCTGGAGAGGACGTCAGTAACAGTCTGGCGTTTGAGGGTGGGCGCTGGGCATCGCAGCCGACACGTGGGTTTGATATCTTGGCGATTGCGCCGTACAACTATCATCATAAAATTGGCGATGTCAAGGATGCCAATTATGGGTTCCGTTGGTCAGGTGAATTCGGGCAAGTGGGCTACAGTCTGAACTACTATCGCGGCTTGATGAATGATCCGGTCGTGCTGCGTAATCCGCGGATTGGCGGCGCCGGCGGCCTCGGTGCATTCGAGGGCGGATTCGCGCAGCCTGCTGAGATCGTATTTCCCAAGGTTGAGACGTTCGGCGTGACCTTTAATGCTTATTCTGGAGTGATTGACTCGGTAATTCGCGGCGAGGTTGCCTACAACCCTAACTTACCTTATAACACCGGAACATCGACCTTCGTCGATCTAGGCGCCTTTGGCCTTGGCTACGATGATCGCGTGTCCGGGCTGGACCCGGTTCCCGGTGCAGTGATCGGCGGGTTTGGACCGGATAATGCGGTTCTTTTGGGGGCACCCACGGGAATGTTGTCGCTGGCGCTGCCCGGGCTCGGCAAGATAAAAGAGAAAGACACGATAAAAATCATGCTCGGCGTAGACAAGGAGGTTGACTTGACGCGACTGCTGGGGACGGTGCGTCCGTCGCTGGTATCGCTACAAGTGTTTGATACTTGGATACCTAACTACAAAGGTAGCGACGACATTGTGGAGTTGTTTGGTTATGGCGCTAAGCGTCGACCACACACAACCTATATCACGAGCGCGTTGACGCTTAATTATCGATACGATCGCCTGAATCCGTCGTTAGCGGTCGCGATCGACGCCGGAAACTTTGACGCTTTCATCATTCCGGCCGTTGACGTGCGAATTGGCGATAACTGGAGGATTCGGGCGGAGGCTGACCTGTTTCTGCCGAAGCACTCAAAGCAGGATAACGTCGGGGGAGAAATTGAGAAGGATACCCGACTATTTGGAACACTGGCGAGACACGATCAGCTTGCGCTCCGGATCACATACCAATTTTAG
- a CDS encoding aromatic-ring-hydroxylating dioxygenase subunit beta, translating to MVSYLEHCRAIDELLGLYALVVDGQEWERWPALFAEDCYYAVVSIENVEQDLPLAYMLDDSRERILDRVKFVREVWAGTVEPYRTRHSIQRTMTMDLGSGVYEVQANFLVGYTLGDGTAGMLAMGHYEDQIAVGEEGALFLRKVVYLDNVPPRYLIYPL from the coding sequence ATGGTTAGTTATCTTGAGCATTGTCGCGCCATCGACGAGTTGCTGGGCTTGTATGCGCTCGTTGTGGACGGACAGGAATGGGAACGTTGGCCTGCACTGTTTGCGGAAGATTGCTATTATGCGGTGGTCAGCATCGAGAATGTCGAGCAGGATTTGCCGCTAGCCTACATGTTGGACGACTCGAGGGAACGGATTCTTGACCGAGTCAAGTTTGTGCGTGAGGTATGGGCGGGGACCGTCGAGCCATATCGCACGCGGCACAGCATTCAGCGCACCATGACCATGGACCTGGGCAGTGGTGTCTACGAGGTTCAGGCAAATTTTCTCGTCGGCTATACGTTGGGCGACGGAACGGCTGGTATGCTGGCAATGGGTCATTACGAAGATCAGATAGCGGTCGGAGAAGAAGGTGCGCTATTTTTGCGAAAGGTGGTGTATTTGGATAATGTGCCGCCTCGTTACCTGATATATCCGTTGTGA
- a CDS encoding aromatic ring-hydroxylating oxygenase subunit alpha, whose protein sequence is MSNDFEAVRRKVALRFREPTKLPKEIFSDEAIYREELQRFFYGPYWHPVAHRAELPATGSFKTTWLAEVPVILTRTADDEVRAFINSCSHRGALLEQRRCGVAAQFECPYHRWLFGNDGGFIGAPGRKEFRSDFCETDYSLVPLRVAEHAGLIFVSRDSLAPDLQSFLGAAASPLADCMLDDGRLKLIGYQKVIYQANWKAYIDNDPYHAPLLHAAFRLLNWHGSKGQLITTRPYGHMCILYQINHYVDNGFLNDPSAISFLGTDDRARVVALRPVTGITKHLDTINIRFARPLGVNRTEVSYAFFGHQDDTPEYLEHRVRQSSNLLGPSGYISIEDAAIYNRVQLTTNDGGYARFVKGVGKPRDQWSQNDEASNTEWWAHYRTRMGFAPEGSADG, encoded by the coding sequence ATGTCCAATGATTTTGAGGCAGTACGCCGCAAAGTGGCGCTCCGCTTTCGTGAACCGACAAAGCTGCCCAAGGAGATTTTCAGCGACGAGGCCATTTATCGGGAGGAGTTGCAGCGCTTTTTTTATGGACCCTACTGGCACCCCGTGGCCCACCGCGCGGAACTGCCAGCGACTGGTAGTTTTAAAACCACTTGGCTCGCGGAAGTGCCCGTCATCCTTACCCGGACGGCTGACGACGAGGTTCGAGCGTTCATTAATTCGTGTTCCCACCGAGGCGCCTTGCTCGAACAACGCAGATGCGGGGTAGCAGCCCAGTTTGAGTGTCCATATCACCGTTGGTTGTTTGGGAACGATGGGGGCTTTATCGGCGCTCCAGGGCGTAAGGAGTTTCGGTCGGATTTTTGCGAGACCGATTACAGTCTGGTGCCGCTGCGCGTCGCCGAACACGCCGGGTTGATATTTGTAAGCCGTGACAGCTTGGCGCCCGATCTGCAGTCGTTCCTTGGGGCAGCCGCGTCGCCGCTTGCCGATTGCATGTTAGATGATGGGCGCTTGAAATTAATCGGTTATCAAAAAGTCATCTATCAGGCCAACTGGAAGGCTTATATTGATAATGACCCCTATCATGCACCGCTGCTGCACGCGGCGTTTCGCTTGCTGAATTGGCATGGAAGCAAAGGCCAATTAATAACAACTCGACCCTATGGGCACATGTGCATTCTTTACCAGATCAATCATTACGTCGACAACGGGTTTCTCAACGATCCGTCGGCCATCTCCTTTCTGGGTACCGATGATCGTGCGCGAGTCGTGGCGTTGCGCCCAGTGACTGGCATTACCAAACATCTGGACACTATCAACATTCGCTTCGCGCGGCCGCTGGGTGTGAACAGAACCGAGGTGAGTTATGCTTTTTTCGGCCATCAAGATGATACACCGGAGTATCTGGAACACCGGGTTCGGCAGTCTTCAAACCTGCTTGGCCCATCCGGTTACATCAGTATAGAGGACGCGGCAATCTACAATCGCGTACAACTGACGACCAACGATGGGGGCTATGCTCGATTCGTCAAGGGAGTCGGTAAACCGCGCGATCAATGGAGCCAGAACGACGAGGCCAGCAACACGGAATGGTGGGCGCACTATAGAACCAGAATGGGGTTTGCGCCGGAGGGCAGCGCGGATGGTTAG